One window of uncultured Trichococcus sp. genomic DNA carries:
- a CDS encoding DUF1934 domain-containing protein: MSLKEGMPVEFQLETLVKQEGEQESFLYEGMGQIVEMGSWLYLRYIEAETAVPVTFKLSREGKMTIIRRMEQTSRMTFDAEGKGMAMVPTPAGLMEIETITHEMLLEFKEKPFAGKVTLHYELQLNEQKLGDYRIELQFTT, translated from the coding sequence TTGTCTTTAAAAGAAGGAATGCCCGTCGAGTTCCAATTGGAAACGCTGGTGAAGCAAGAAGGGGAGCAGGAAAGCTTCCTATATGAAGGAATGGGCCAAATCGTGGAAATGGGCAGCTGGCTTTACCTGCGCTATATCGAAGCTGAAACGGCTGTCCCGGTCACGTTCAAACTGTCCCGTGAAGGGAAAATGACGATCATCCGCAGAATGGAACAGACGAGCCGTATGACCTTCGATGCAGAAGGAAAAGGCATGGCTATGGTCCCGACGCCGGCCGGATTGATGGAAATCGAAACGATTACCCATGAAATGTTGCTGGAGTTCAAGGAAAAGCCGTTTGCCGGAAAAGTGACTTTGCATTATGAACTCCAATTGAATGAACAAAAATTGGGAGATTATCGAATTGAATTGCAATTTACCACCTGA
- a CDS encoding lipoate--protein ligase family protein, giving the protein MKNHLKNNIYHIYDTSNGAFGSDPLSHFAMGDALIRLVGNAEAPAALHFWPMEKLVILGMMDTRLPHLEDGLRYLRSVPTDIVVRNAGGLAVVADEGILNFSLVLPETENAKLSIHDGYVVMKELVEQTFSDSEQVIEAFEISDSYCPGDFDLSINGKKFAGIAQRRFKNGVAIMIYMSVTGNQQQRGEMIRRFYEEGLQGEETRWHFPAVDPASMANLAELLGKPLTVADVKQRILSVFTNNGNTLLPGEYNERLMAEYATAYAKMKKRNEQVNREQQPQAD; this is encoded by the coding sequence ATGAAAAACCATTTAAAAAACAACATTTACCATATCTACGATACTTCAAATGGAGCATTCGGCAGCGATCCCCTCTCGCACTTCGCGATGGGCGATGCTCTGATCAGATTGGTCGGGAACGCTGAAGCTCCGGCAGCCTTGCATTTTTGGCCCATGGAAAAACTGGTCATACTGGGCATGATGGACACGCGCCTGCCCCATCTGGAGGACGGCCTGCGTTACTTGCGGAGCGTCCCGACTGATATCGTCGTCCGCAACGCCGGCGGATTGGCTGTTGTAGCCGATGAGGGGATCTTGAACTTCTCCTTGGTGCTTCCTGAAACCGAAAATGCCAAACTCAGCATCCATGACGGTTATGTCGTCATGAAAGAACTGGTTGAACAGACTTTTTCCGATTCCGAACAGGTGATTGAGGCCTTCGAAATCAGCGACTCCTATTGTCCGGGCGACTTCGACCTGAGCATCAACGGCAAGAAATTCGCCGGCATTGCGCAGCGCCGTTTCAAAAACGGCGTCGCCATCATGATCTACATGAGCGTGACCGGCAATCAGCAGCAGCGCGGAGAAATGATCCGCCGCTTCTACGAGGAGGGCCTGCAAGGCGAAGAGACCCGCTGGCATTTTCCGGCTGTCGATCCCGCTTCCATGGCGAACTTGGCGGAATTGCTGGGCAAACCGTTGACCGTAGCCGATGTAAAACAACGGATCCTGTCCGTTTTCACAAACAACGGCAATACGCTCCTGCCCGGAGAATATAATGAGCGTTTGATGGCGGAATATGCAACAGCTTATGCGAAAATGAAGAAACGCAATGAACAAGTCAACCGGGAACAGCAGCCACAAGCGGACTGA
- a CDS encoding HD domain-containing protein encodes MSTHYTAELLPKEKVFRDPVHDYIHIQYRIIMDLINAPEFQRLRRIKQLGTSSYTFHGAEHSRFNHSLGVYEIARRICDKFVRNYPSKEPGDGLWDDRERLVTLCAALLHDIGHGPFSHTFEKIFDTDHEAITIEIITSPDTEINRILQRVGPDFPNQVAAVIAKTYDNPQVVQLISSQIDADRMDYLLRDAYYSGVTYGNFDLTRILRVIRPYANGIAFDISGMHAVEDYIVSRYQMYMQIYFHPVSRGMEVVLSHLLKRAKDVYLDEQAEFRHTATFLTPFFKQTWTLKDYLRLDDGVLTTYFNHWLDEKDPILNDLAYRFVNRHPFKSVRYTKGRDDATLERMSTLIERMGFNRDYYTAVNNSYDLPYDLYRPHQATTRTQIELVQKNGSFLELSQASSIVSALTGKVRGDERFYFPREITHGDEEAGINLFESLSQEFSTFFENDEILPPQQTGGTL; translated from the coding sequence TTGAGTACACACTATACCGCGGAATTATTGCCGAAAGAGAAAGTATTTCGCGACCCTGTCCATGATTACATCCATATCCAATACCGGATCATCATGGACCTGATCAATGCACCCGAATTCCAACGTTTGCGCCGCATCAAGCAATTAGGGACTTCTTCCTATACTTTCCACGGCGCCGAACACTCCCGCTTCAATCATTCTTTGGGAGTCTACGAAATCGCCCGTAGGATCTGCGATAAATTTGTCCGGAATTACCCCAGCAAAGAGCCCGGGGACGGCCTTTGGGACGACCGGGAGCGGCTCGTGACGCTTTGCGCCGCTTTGTTGCACGACATCGGCCATGGTCCGTTCTCGCATACTTTCGAAAAGATATTCGATACGGATCACGAGGCCATCACAATCGAGATCATCACCTCCCCTGACACCGAAATCAATCGGATTCTGCAGCGGGTCGGTCCTGATTTCCCGAATCAAGTTGCCGCCGTCATCGCCAAGACCTACGACAATCCGCAGGTCGTCCAACTGATCTCCAGTCAGATCGATGCGGACCGGATGGACTACCTGCTGCGCGACGCCTATTATTCCGGCGTCACTTACGGCAATTTCGACCTGACCAGGATCCTGCGTGTGATCAGGCCTTACGCGAACGGGATCGCCTTTGACATTTCCGGCATGCATGCGGTGGAGGACTATATCGTCAGCCGCTATCAGATGTACATGCAGATCTACTTCCATCCGGTTTCCCGCGGCATGGAGGTCGTTCTCAGCCATCTGTTGAAACGGGCGAAGGATGTCTATTTGGATGAACAAGCCGAATTCCGCCATACCGCCACATTCCTGACGCCGTTCTTCAAACAGACTTGGACGCTGAAAGATTACTTGCGTTTGGATGATGGCGTCCTGACAACCTACTTTAACCATTGGCTTGACGAAAAGGATCCGATTCTGAACGACTTGGCCTATCGCTTCGTCAATCGTCATCCTTTCAAATCGGTCCGCTACACAAAAGGACGCGATGATGCTACACTGGAACGGATGAGCACACTCATCGAACGCATGGGCTTCAACCGGGACTACTATACTGCGGTAAACAACAGTTATGACCTGCCGTATGACCTGTACCGGCCGCACCAGGCCACCACCCGGACCCAGATTGAGCTTGTCCAGAAAAACGGCAGTTTTCTGGAGCTTTCGCAAGCAAGTTCGATCGTATCGGCTTTGACGGGCAAAGTCCGCGGGGATGAGCGTTTCTACTTCCCGCGCGAAATTACCCACGGCGACGAGGAAGCGGGCATCAACTTGTTCGAGTCCTTATCGCAGGAGTTTTCAACTTTTTTCGAGAATGATGAAATTTTACCACCCCAACAAACAGGAGGCACACTATGA
- the yidA gene encoding sugar-phosphatase yields MSIKLIAIDIDGTLVDPEFKITPEVKAAITEAREQGVKIVLCTGRPFPGVKRYIKELELDQDEDYVITYNGSLVLSTATNEVLVSHTLDYSDFVRINELADKFNVHTHGIDSEAIYTANKDISIFTTRESFITTMPIRYRSLAELPEDKLFTKIMFIDQPELLERLIPAIPAQFHEDYVIVRSEPHFLEVLNKDAGKASALVELAALLNIDAENIMAIGDNENDLSMIEYAGVGVAMGNAVDKVKEAADFVTKSNAESGVAHAIRTYLNK; encoded by the coding sequence ATGAGCATCAAATTAATCGCCATCGATATCGACGGCACATTGGTAGACCCGGAGTTCAAGATCACCCCGGAAGTAAAAGCAGCCATCACGGAAGCACGTGAACAAGGCGTCAAAATCGTACTCTGCACCGGCAGACCGTTCCCGGGCGTCAAGCGTTACATCAAAGAATTGGAATTGGATCAGGATGAAGATTACGTCATCACCTATAACGGCTCTTTGGTTCTGTCCACCGCTACAAATGAAGTACTCGTGTCGCATACGTTGGATTACAGCGACTTCGTCAGAATCAACGAATTGGCCGATAAATTCAATGTGCACACGCACGGAATCGACAGCGAAGCCATCTATACCGCAAACAAAGATATCAGCATCTTCACGACACGCGAGTCTTTCATCACGACGATGCCGATCCGCTATCGTTCGCTGGCTGAATTGCCGGAAGATAAATTGTTCACGAAAATCATGTTCATCGATCAACCCGAGCTGTTGGAAAGATTGATTCCAGCGATTCCAGCGCAGTTCCACGAGGACTATGTGATTGTCCGCAGCGAACCGCATTTCCTGGAAGTGCTGAACAAAGATGCCGGTAAAGCCAGTGCTTTGGTCGAATTGGCTGCATTGTTGAATATTGATGCCGAAAATATCATGGCCATCGGCGACAACGAGAACGACCTGAGCATGATCGAATACGCAGGCGTCGGTGTTGCGATGGGCAATGCCGTCGACAAAGTCAAGGAAGCTGCTGATTTCGTCACCAAATCGAACGCTGAAAGCGGCGTGGCGCACGCAATCCGGACTTACTTGAATAAATAA